In Yersinia enterocolitica subsp. enterocolitica, one DNA window encodes the following:
- the mog gene encoding molybdopterin adenylyltransferase → MNILRIGLVSVSDRASSGVYQDKGIPALEEWLASALTTPFAIETRLIPDEQTLIEQTLCELVDEMGCHLVLTTGGTGPARRDVTPDATLAIADRQMPGFGEQMRQISLHFVPTAILSRQVGVIRKQALIINLPGQPKSIKETLEGVKDAESKVLVAGIFASVPYCIQLLDGPYIETNAEVVAAFRPKSAVIDINN, encoded by the coding sequence ATGAATATATTACGTATAGGTTTAGTTTCCGTTTCTGATCGCGCATCGAGCGGGGTATATCAGGATAAAGGCATTCCAGCTCTGGAAGAGTGGTTAGCAAGTGCCCTAACGACCCCTTTTGCTATAGAAACCCGCCTTATCCCCGATGAACAAACCTTGATTGAACAAACCCTGTGTGAGTTAGTCGACGAGATGGGCTGCCATTTAGTGCTGACCACCGGTGGAACCGGCCCGGCAAGACGCGATGTCACCCCTGACGCCACATTGGCAATCGCAGATCGGCAAATGCCTGGTTTTGGTGAGCAAATGCGTCAAATCAGCCTCCATTTCGTCCCTACCGCGATATTATCCCGTCAGGTTGGCGTTATCCGTAAGCAGGCATTGATCATCAACTTACCGGGGCAACCTAAATCGATCAAAGAAACCCTGGAAGGGGTGAAAGATGCAGAATCGAAGGTGCTGGTTGCGGGGATTTTTGCCAGTGTGCCTTATTGCATTCAACTACTGGATGGGCCATATATAGAGACCAATGCTGAAGTGGTAGCGGCTTTCCGTCCTAAGAGTGCAGTTATCGATATAAACAACTAA
- a CDS encoding GNAT family N-acetyltransferase, with translation MKTVIITLTIIILTISKPIYSDENKICFYTEDKFKGDSICLAPNQKIDLYQDSATAVKSDSNLTPINNDSIQSITVPPEMTATIYKNDNYIPPFFELQENITNNSLKALGMSRMITSIKVSKKEGLNCDQQCVIINNHTIKLADVFDKYWNDARLKNKQILLVFNTIELGVDDNYEIVLFNGANININNSRVSFTNVKMNDGIYFERYQRSDNLSFIIQIDEDIVQVQYLQTLKNRLVNTSPIIFFDWDSHLNVAPEIIITNYNKHKPLVIAKTILTADTGDKDWEKRDLVQTSKILCAFTPFLNIYNYIIQGKCQQLDSIIFSANDFFNSNTKGKTLHIAGNSSPLLPASLQEEELTMPEKVDNYMTLAYMDYSQYRQSLSLPAAAKTCMVSIHSLLNARPARQIRPRCIEWTLDIMTDFTLLFGNSLETWNSAFFGRIIDSIIRTGSTGVAVENQAVENRFIHAITEKITDKTTNNAFGDIKTALDYAQLSYVTYSNFSLTDESPAQVELLPLGIYELLLETFIYRQTPPIIISHGELVEQTELEFEIEILPTPTPEEEEKLSDVEVSNAHAMRKKLRETVALWEQQYEQGYPAQGASADADPVEINNALTKLLHAGNIVTGIIKRRLILHRPGEIYVIVKFQGRVIAIVLADRFNSHNEVELVASATLPDYVLFPDREGTVRGAGTAAVRELSRYLQQQGARTLYSEVISQPSARVKQKVGFNFKGEF, from the coding sequence ATGAAAACAGTCATAATAACATTAACCATCATTATATTGACGATATCGAAACCAATCTATTCAGATGAAAATAAAATCTGTTTTTATACTGAAGATAAATTCAAAGGCGATAGTATTTGTTTAGCACCAAATCAAAAAATAGATCTGTATCAAGATAGCGCAACCGCTGTCAAGTCAGATAGTAACTTGACACCTATTAATAATGATAGTATTCAATCCATCACCGTCCCTCCAGAAATGACAGCAACAATTTATAAGAATGATAATTACATTCCCCCTTTTTTCGAGTTACAAGAGAATATTACGAATAATAGTTTAAAAGCACTGGGAATGAGTCGTATGATTACCAGTATTAAAGTATCAAAAAAAGAAGGCCTTAACTGTGATCAACAATGTGTCATTATAAATAACCATACAATAAAACTCGCTGATGTATTTGACAAATACTGGAACGACGCAAGATTGAAAAACAAACAGATTTTATTAGTTTTTAATACTATTGAGTTAGGGGTAGACGATAATTATGAAATCGTATTATTTAATGGCGCTAACATTAATATTAATAATAGTAGAGTTAGCTTCACCAATGTAAAAATGAATGATGGAATTTATTTTGAACGTTATCAACGCAGCGATAACTTGTCTTTTATTATACAGATAGATGAAGATATTGTACAAGTGCAATATCTTCAAACATTGAAAAATAGATTAGTAAATACATCTCCCATCATTTTCTTTGATTGGGATAGTCACCTCAATGTGGCACCAGAGATAATCATAACTAACTACAATAAACATAAACCCTTAGTTATCGCAAAAACTATACTTACCGCTGATACCGGAGATAAGGATTGGGAAAAAAGAGATTTAGTACAAACCAGTAAAATACTTTGTGCTTTCACTCCTTTTTTAAATATTTATAATTATATTATACAAGGTAAATGCCAACAATTAGATAGCATCATATTCAGTGCAAATGACTTTTTTAACAGTAATACCAAAGGGAAAACTTTACATATTGCCGGAAACAGTTCCCCACTGCTCCCCGCCTCTCTCCAAGAAGAAGAGTTAACAATGCCTGAAAAGGTAGATAACTACATGACATTGGCTTATATGGATTACAGTCAATATAGGCAATCTCTAAGTCTCCCGGCGGCCGCCAAAACCTGCATGGTATCGATCCACTCTTTACTTAACGCTCGTCCAGCACGTCAAATAAGACCCCGCTGCATTGAGTGGACATTGGACATTATGACTGATTTTACTTTATTGTTTGGCAATAGCTTAGAAACTTGGAATTCGGCATTTTTTGGCCGAATAATAGATTCAATCATCAGAACAGGAAGTACTGGCGTTGCCGTCGAAAATCAGGCAGTAGAAAATAGATTTATCCATGCTATAACAGAAAAAATAACAGATAAAACAACCAACAATGCTTTTGGCGATATTAAAACCGCGCTAGATTATGCTCAACTTAGTTATGTAACTTATAGTAATTTTTCCTTAACTGATGAATCACCCGCACAGGTAGAGTTGTTACCCTTAGGTATTTATGAATTGCTATTAGAGACTTTCATCTATAGGCAAACTCCCCCAATAATCATTTCGCACGGTGAACTTGTTGAGCAAACTGAATTGGAATTTGAAATCGAAATACTCCCAACCCCCACACCTGAGGAAGAGGAAAAACTTTCCGATGTAGAAGTTAGCAATGCCCACGCTATGCGGAAAAAGCTAAGGGAAACCGTTGCTCTCTGGGAGCAGCAATATGAGCAAGGCTACCCCGCTCAAGGTGCCAGTGCGGATGCCGATCCAGTTGAAATCAATAACGCCCTCACTAAACTACTTCATGCTGGAAATATTGTGACGGGTATTATCAAACGGCGACTCATTCTTCATCGCCCCGGTGAAATATATGTAATTGTTAAATTTCAAGGGAGAGTTATCGCGATCGTACTTGCCGATCGTTTTAATAGCCACAATGAAGTTGAATTGGTCGCATCCGCAACCCTACCAGACTATGTTTTATTTCCCGATCGCGAAGGAACGGTGAGAGGGGCTGGCACGGCGGCAGTCAGAGAACTGAGCCGATATTTGCAGCAACAAGGTGCCCGTACATTATACTCTGAAGTTATTTCTCAACCCTCGGCTCGGGTCAAGCAGAAGGTCGGCTTTAATTTTAAGGGTGAATTTTAA
- a CDS encoding MFS transporter: MPQEHNSSQVDLSQPHVAQQHNHNRRLNKQDYKTLTLAALGGALEFYDFIIFVFFAAVIGDLFFPVDMPEWLRQVQTFGIFAAGYLARPLGGIIMAHFGDLVGRKKMFTLSILLMALPTLAIGMLPTYASIGIAAPLLLLLMRVLQGAAIGGEVPGAWVFVAEHVPRRRIGIACGTLTAGLTAGILLGSLVATAMNTTLSPQAILDGGWRVPFFLGGIFGLFAMYLRRWLQETPIFKEMQARKTLADELPLKSVVVNHKKEIVVSMLLTWLLSAGIVVVILMTPTYLQKQFGVLPALALQANSLAIVALVFGCVIAGLIIDRFGASKTFIVGSLMLAVSTWSFYHTNLTDPSQLFTHYMLAGFCVGIVGAVPYVMVRAFPAEVRFTGISFSYNVAYAIFGGLTPIVVTLLMKVTPMAPAYYMLLLSLVGFLLGIYLRNDINSEVKAHLPKKALAE, encoded by the coding sequence ATGCCCCAAGAACACAATTCATCTCAAGTCGACTTATCGCAACCTCATGTTGCCCAACAACATAATCATAACCGTCGGCTGAATAAGCAAGATTATAAAACCCTCACTCTGGCGGCTTTAGGCGGAGCGCTTGAGTTTTATGACTTCATTATTTTCGTTTTCTTTGCTGCGGTTATTGGTGATCTTTTCTTCCCGGTTGATATGCCAGAGTGGCTGCGTCAGGTGCAGACATTCGGTATTTTTGCAGCGGGTTATTTGGCTCGCCCGCTCGGCGGCATTATCATGGCGCATTTTGGTGATCTGGTTGGCCGTAAGAAGATGTTTACTCTAAGTATTTTGTTAATGGCATTACCAACATTGGCGATAGGTATGCTGCCGACTTATGCCTCGATTGGTATTGCAGCGCCATTACTATTACTGTTAATGCGTGTATTACAAGGTGCGGCGATTGGCGGCGAAGTGCCCGGCGCATGGGTCTTTGTAGCAGAACATGTACCACGTCGGCGCATTGGCATTGCTTGCGGAACACTCACTGCTGGCTTGACGGCGGGGATCTTACTGGGGTCACTGGTGGCCACCGCGATGAACACCACCTTAAGCCCTCAGGCCATTTTAGATGGCGGCTGGCGTGTACCATTCTTCCTCGGCGGGATTTTCGGCTTGTTCGCCATGTACTTACGCCGTTGGTTGCAAGAAACCCCAATCTTTAAAGAGATGCAGGCACGTAAAACTCTGGCTGATGAATTACCACTGAAATCTGTCGTGGTGAATCATAAGAAAGAAATAGTGGTTTCGATGCTACTGACCTGGTTACTGTCTGCCGGTATTGTGGTCGTTATTCTTATGACACCGACTTATTTACAGAAGCAGTTCGGTGTCTTGCCCGCTCTGGCATTGCAGGCCAATAGCTTGGCGATTGTCGCGTTGGTATTTGGCTGTGTGATTGCTGGCCTTATTATTGACCGCTTCGGTGCCAGTAAAACCTTTATTGTTGGCAGCCTGATGTTGGCGGTGTCGACATGGTCGTTTTATCACACCAATTTGACCGACCCGAGTCAGTTATTTACCCATTATATGTTGGCAGGATTCTGTGTCGGTATTGTTGGCGCGGTGCCTTATGTGATGGTGCGTGCATTCCCGGCAGAGGTGCGCTTTACTGGCATTTCTTTCTCCTACAATGTGGCATATGCCATTTTTGGTGGGTTGACACCGATTGTGGTGACGTTATTGATGAAAGTGACGCCTATGGCTCCCGCGTATTACATGCTGTTGTTATCGCTGGTGGGATTCCTGTTAGGAATTTATCTACGCAATGATATTAATAGCGAAGTGAAAGCGCATCTGCCAAAGAAAGCCCTGGCTGAGTAA
- the tal gene encoding transaldolase, producing MTDKLTSLRQITTVVADTGDIAAMKLYQPQDATTNPSLILNAAQIPEYRKLIDEAIAWAREQSSDHAQQIVDATDKLAVNIGLEILKLIPGRISTEVDARLSYDTVASVAKAKRLIKLYNEAGISNDRILIKLASTWQGIRAAEQLEKEGINCNLTLLFSFAQARACAEAGVFLISPFVGRILDWYKANGDKKEFAPHEDPGVVSVTEIYQYYKKHGYKTVVMGASFRNLGEIIELAGCDRLTIAPSLLKELAESEGPVERKLAYTGEVQAKPTPLTEAEFYWQHNQDPMAIDKLADGIRKFAIDQGKLEKMISDLL from the coding sequence ATGACCGATAAACTTACTTCCCTACGTCAAATCACCACTGTAGTAGCAGATACTGGGGATATCGCGGCAATGAAGCTGTATCAGCCGCAAGATGCAACCACGAACCCATCACTGATTCTGAATGCTGCCCAAATTCCTGAATACCGCAAGCTGATCGACGAAGCCATTGCCTGGGCTCGCGAACAAAGCAGTGATCATGCTCAGCAAATCGTTGATGCAACTGACAAACTGGCCGTCAATATCGGTTTGGAAATTCTGAAACTGATCCCCGGCCGCATTTCTACTGAAGTTGATGCTCGCCTGTCCTACGACACCGTTGCTAGCGTGGCAAAAGCGAAACGTTTGATCAAACTGTACAACGAAGCCGGTATCAGCAATGACCGTATTCTGATCAAACTGGCTTCTACCTGGCAGGGTATTCGTGCTGCGGAACAGCTGGAAAAAGAAGGTATCAACTGTAACCTGACTCTGCTGTTCTCCTTCGCTCAGGCACGTGCTTGTGCTGAGGCGGGTGTGTTCCTGATTTCACCGTTTGTTGGCCGTATTCTTGACTGGTACAAAGCCAATGGTGATAAGAAAGAGTTCGCACCACACGAAGATCCAGGTGTGGTTTCCGTGACCGAGATTTACCAGTATTACAAAAAACACGGTTATAAAACTGTGGTTATGGGCGCAAGCTTCCGTAATCTGGGTGAGATCATCGAACTGGCTGGCTGTGACCGCCTGACTATTGCTCCATCTCTGTTAAAAGAGTTGGCAGAAAGTGAAGGCCCAGTTGAGCGTAAACTGGCTTATACCGGTGAAGTTCAAGCTAAACCAACGCCACTGACTGAAGCTGAATTCTACTGGCAGCACAATCAGGACCCGATGGCGATTGATAAACTGGCTGATGGCATTCGCAAGTTTGCTATCGACCAGGGCAAACTTGAGAAAATGATCTCAGACCTGCTGTAA
- the satP gene encoding acetate uptake transporter — translation MNTTKLANPGPLGLMGFGMTTVLLNLHNAGFFPLTSVILSMGIFYGGLAQILAGMLEYKKGNTFAATAFTSYGAFWLSLVGLLMLPKMGLAEATDAQFLGVYLGLWGIFTLFMFFGTLPANRALQFVFGSLTLLFALLAVGNFTGNHSLLVFAGFEGIICGASAIYLAMAEVLNEQYGRTVLPIGEPSSTLRVQPVV, via the coding sequence ATGAACACCACCAAGTTGGCGAATCCTGGCCCATTAGGCCTGATGGGTTTTGGGATGACCACCGTCTTGCTTAACCTGCACAACGCAGGCTTCTTCCCCCTAACCTCTGTTATTTTGAGTATGGGGATTTTTTATGGCGGTCTGGCACAAATTCTGGCAGGTATGCTGGAATATAAGAAGGGTAATACCTTTGCTGCCACTGCGTTTACCTCCTATGGCGCATTTTGGCTGAGCTTGGTCGGTTTGCTGATGTTACCTAAAATGGGGCTGGCTGAAGCAACAGATGCACAATTCCTCGGCGTTTATCTAGGCTTGTGGGGTATTTTTACACTGTTTATGTTCTTCGGAACCTTGCCCGCTAACCGTGCTTTGCAGTTTGTGTTCGGTAGCCTGACGCTACTGTTTGCGCTGCTGGCCGTCGGTAACTTCACCGGTAACCATTCGCTGCTGGTGTTCGCCGGTTTCGAAGGTATCATCTGCGGCGCCAGCGCCATTTACCTGGCAATGGCGGAAGTATTGAACGAACAATATGGCCGCACCGTATTGCCAATTGGTGAACCAAGCTCGACTTTACGCGTACAACCTGTAGTTTAA